A stretch of Triticum aestivum cultivar Chinese Spring chromosome 1D, IWGSC CS RefSeq v2.1, whole genome shotgun sequence DNA encodes these proteins:
- the LOC123183152 gene encoding mitogen-activated protein kinase 7 isoform X1 translates to MPEANAGARGGGEQRSKVQSSDVMSFFSEYGDASRYKIEEIIGKGSYGVVCSAIDRQTGDRVAIKKVSNIFEHITDAARMLREIKLLRLLRHPDIVQIKHIMLPPSRRDYKDIFVVFELMDTDLHQVIKANDDLTKEHYQFFLYQMLRALKYIHTANVYHRDLKPKNILANANCKLKICDFGLARVAFNDTPTTVFWTDYVATRWYRAPELCGSFFTKYSPAIDTWSIGCIFAEILTGKPLFPGKNVVQQLDMMTDFLGSPSPEIISRIRNEKARRYLSSMRKKLPVPFSEKFPKADPAAVKLLQKLLAFDPKDRPTAEEALADPYFNGLAKVEREPSCQPISKMEFEFERRKFTREDIKELIFREILEYHPQLLKDYTNGSEKTNFLYPSAVDNFRRQFANLEEDGGKGGAPERKHVSLPRTTTVHSTPVPTTNGPASQAPQRIPTARPGRVIASATPTENAAFTDRQMGRRMARDPAAPPAAAAGYHQRSGCSDRQQELEKDRTHYRPAHHFRDARVAPEAEARPSAYYIPPFNGIAAAAGGYSKVGAAGRMY, encoded by the exons ATGCCGGAGGCAAATGCGggtgcccgcggcggcggcgagcagcgcAGCAAG GTTCAGAGTTCAGACGTGATGAGTTTCTTCAGTGAATATGGAGATGCAagcagatacaagattgaagaaatAATTGGCAAAGGGAGTTATGGAGTGGTATGTTCAGCAATCGACCGGCAGACCGGCGACAGGGTGGCCATAAAGAAGGTATCCAACATCTTCGAGCATATAACCGACGCCGCTCGGATGCTCCGCGAGATCAAGCTTCTCCGGCTTCTCAGGCACCCCGACATCGTCCAGATCAAGCACATAATGCTGCCTCCCTCCAGGAGGGACTACAAGGACATATTTGTTGTCTTTGAGCTCATGGACACGGACCTCCACCAGGTTATCAAGGCCAATGATGACTTGACAAAGGAGCACTACCAGTTCTTTCTCTACCAGATGCTCCGCGCGCTCAAATATATCCATACTG CTAACGTTTATCATCGTGATTTGAAGCCAAAAAACATATTGGCAAACGCGAACTGTAAGCTCAAGATATGTGATTTTGGACTAGCAAGAGTTGCATTCAATGACACCCCTACAACTGTTTTCTGGACG GACTATGTTGCCACTAGGTGGTACAGAGCTCCGGAGCTCTGTGGTTCTTTCTTTACCAAG TATTCACCGGCTATTGATACATGGAGCATTGGTTGCATTTTTGCGGAGATCTTGACAGGAAAGCCTTTGTTCCCTGGTAAAAATGTGGTTCAGCAGTTGGATATGATGACTGATTTCTTAGGCTCACCGTCGCCTGAGATTATTTCTCGG ATTCGAAATGAGAAGGCAAGGAGGTATCTGAGCAGCATGAGGAAGAAACTGCCAGTACCTTTTTCAGAAAAGTTCCCCAAGGCAGATCCTGCAGCAGTCAAGCTCTTGCAAAAGCTTCTAGCATTTGATCCAAAGGACCGACCGACTGCTGAAGAG GCGTTGGCTGATCCCTATTTCAATGGCCTCGCGAAAGTGGAGAGAGAACCATCATGCCAACCGATTTCAAaaatggagtttgagtttgaacgCAGAAAGTTTACCAGAGAGGACATCAAGGAACTTATATTTAGGGAGATATTGGAGTACCACCCTCAGCTTCTCAAGGACTACACCAACGGCTCTGAAAAAACAAACTTTCTATATCCTAG TGCCGTCGACAACTTCCGGAGGCAATTTGCAAACTTGGAGGAAGATGGTGGAAAAGGCGGGGCACCCGAGAGGAAGCATGTTTCTCTCCCGAG GACTACAACAGTTCACTCTACCCCAGTTCCTACAACAAATGGTCCGGCCTCCCAAGCTCCTCAAAGGATTCCAACAG CCCGACCGGGCAGAGTGATTGCCTCAGCGACACCGACCGAGAACGCTGCGTTCACCGATCGACAAATGGGCCGAAGGATGGCGAGGGACCCCGCGGCGCCTCCAGCAGCGGCTGCCGGCTACCACCAGAGGTCGGGCTGCTCCGACAGGCAACAGGAGCTGGAGAAGGACCGCACGCACTACAGGCCAGCGCACCATTTCAGGGACGCCAGGGTGGCGCCCGAGGCGGAGGCGCGGCCTTCGGCCTACTACATTCCCCCGTTCAACGGCATCGCCGCGGCCGCCGGTGGGTACAGCAAGGTTGGCGCGGCAGGAAGGATGTACTAG
- the LOC123183152 gene encoding mitogen-activated protein kinase 7 isoform X2 yields MLEENAGAHSGGEQLYKVQSSDVMSFFSEYGDASRYKIEEIIGKGSYGVVCSAIDRQTGDRVAIKKVSNIFEHITDAARMLREIKLLRLLRHPDIVQIKHIMLPPSRRDYKDIFVVFELMDTDLHQVIKANDDLTKEHYQFFLYQMLRALKYIHTANVYHRDLKPKNILANANCKLKICDFGLARVAFNDTPTTVFWTDYVATRWYRAPELCGSFFTKYSPAIDTWSIGCIFAEILTGKPLFPGKNVVQQLDMMTDFLGSPSPEIISRIRNEKARRYLSSMRKKLPVPFSEKFPKADPAAVKLLQKLLAFDPKDRPTAEEALADPYFNGLAKVEREPSCQPISKMEFEFERRKFTREDIKELIFREILEYHPQLLKDYTNGSEKTNFLYPSAVDNFRRQFANLEEDGGKGGAPERKHVSLPRTTTVHSTPVPTTNGPASQAPQRIPTARPGRVIASATPTENAAFTDRQMGRRMARDPAAPPAAAAGYHQRSGCSDRQQELEKDRTHYRPAHHFRDARVAPEAEARPSAYYIPPFNGIAAAAGGYSKVGAAGRMY; encoded by the exons ATGCTCGAGGAAAATGCGGGTGCCCACAGCGGCGGCGAGCAGCTTTACAAG GTTCAGAGTTCAGACGTGATGAGTTTCTTCAGTGAATATGGAGATGCAagcagatacaagattgaagaaatAATTGGCAAAGGGAGTTATGGAGTGGTATGTTCAGCAATCGACCGGCAGACCGGCGACAGGGTGGCCATAAAGAAGGTATCCAACATCTTCGAGCATATAACCGACGCCGCTCGGATGCTCCGCGAGATCAAGCTTCTCCGGCTTCTCAGGCACCCCGACATCGTCCAGATCAAGCACATAATGCTGCCTCCCTCCAGGAGGGACTACAAGGACATATTTGTTGTCTTTGAGCTCATGGACACGGACCTCCACCAGGTTATCAAGGCCAATGATGACTTGACAAAGGAGCACTACCAGTTCTTTCTCTACCAGATGCTCCGCGCGCTCAAATATATCCATACTG CTAACGTTTATCATCGTGATTTGAAGCCAAAAAACATATTGGCAAACGCGAACTGTAAGCTCAAGATATGTGATTTTGGACTAGCAAGAGTTGCATTCAATGACACCCCTACAACTGTTTTCTGGACG GACTATGTTGCCACTAGGTGGTACAGAGCTCCGGAGCTCTGTGGTTCTTTCTTTACCAAG TATTCACCGGCTATTGATACATGGAGCATTGGTTGCATTTTTGCGGAGATCTTGACAGGAAAGCCTTTGTTCCCTGGTAAAAATGTGGTTCAGCAGTTGGATATGATGACTGATTTCTTAGGCTCACCGTCGCCTGAGATTATTTCTCGG ATTCGAAATGAGAAGGCAAGGAGGTATCTGAGCAGCATGAGGAAGAAACTGCCAGTACCTTTTTCAGAAAAGTTCCCCAAGGCAGATCCTGCAGCAGTCAAGCTCTTGCAAAAGCTTCTAGCATTTGATCCAAAGGACCGACCGACTGCTGAAGAG GCGTTGGCTGATCCCTATTTCAATGGCCTCGCGAAAGTGGAGAGAGAACCATCATGCCAACCGATTTCAAaaatggagtttgagtttgaacgCAGAAAGTTTACCAGAGAGGACATCAAGGAACTTATATTTAGGGAGATATTGGAGTACCACCCTCAGCTTCTCAAGGACTACACCAACGGCTCTGAAAAAACAAACTTTCTATATCCTAG TGCCGTCGACAACTTCCGGAGGCAATTTGCAAACTTGGAGGAAGATGGTGGAAAAGGCGGGGCACCCGAGAGGAAGCATGTTTCTCTCCCGAG GACTACAACAGTTCACTCTACCCCAGTTCCTACAACAAATGGTCCGGCCTCCCAAGCTCCTCAAAGGATTCCAACAG CCCGACCGGGCAGAGTGATTGCCTCAGCGACACCGACCGAGAACGCTGCGTTCACCGATCGACAAATGGGCCGAAGGATGGCGAGGGACCCCGCGGCGCCTCCAGCAGCGGCTGCCGGCTACCACCAGAGGTCGGGCTGCTCCGACAGGCAACAGGAGCTGGAGAAGGACCGCACGCACTACAGGCCAGCGCACCATTTCAGGGACGCCAGGGTGGCGCCCGAGGCGGAGGCGCGGCCTTCGGCCTACTACATTCCCCCGTTCAACGGCATCGCCGCGGCCGCCGGTGGGTACAGCAAGGTTGGCGCGGCAGGAAGGATGTACTAG